In the Rhizobium sp. CB3090 genome, one interval contains:
- a CDS encoding sugar ABC transporter substrate-binding protein: protein MKLKTFLLGACSALMFAGMASAETLTIATVNNGDMVRMQKLTDDFKAKNPDIDLQWVTLEENVLRQKVTTDIATKGGQYDVLTIGTYEVPIWSKLGWLAPLDKLTADKNYDVDDLLPAIRSGLTVNSKLYAAPFYGESSMVMYRKDLFDKAGLKMPDAPTWDFIADAARKITDKDHEVYGICLRGKAGWGENMAFLTAMSNSFGARWFDEKWKAQFDQPEWKDTLDFYVKLMKDAGPPGASSNGFNENLALFQSGKCGMWIDATVAASFVSDPKQSKVADKVGFALAPDKGLGKRGNWLWAWSLAIPASSKKTEAAEKFISWATSKDYINLVAQKEGWLNAPPGTRASLYANADYQKAAPFAKMTLDSINSADPTHPTVKPVPYVGVQFVAIPEFQGIGTAVGQQFSAALAGQISVDQALKSAQQLTNREMTKAGYPK, encoded by the coding sequence ATGAAATTGAAAACTTTCCTGCTGGGCGCATGCTCCGCACTGATGTTTGCTGGAATGGCGTCCGCCGAAACCCTCACGATTGCCACCGTGAACAACGGCGACATGGTTCGTATGCAAAAGCTTACGGACGATTTCAAAGCCAAAAACCCCGACATTGACCTGCAGTGGGTCACGCTCGAGGAAAACGTATTGCGCCAGAAGGTTACGACGGACATCGCTACCAAGGGCGGCCAATACGACGTGCTGACGATCGGCACCTACGAAGTGCCGATCTGGAGTAAGCTCGGCTGGCTCGCGCCGCTCGACAAGCTTACCGCCGACAAGAACTACGACGTGGATGACCTTCTCCCGGCCATCCGCAGCGGTCTGACAGTCAACAGCAAGCTTTATGCTGCTCCGTTCTACGGCGAAAGCTCGATGGTGATGTACCGCAAGGACCTGTTCGACAAGGCCGGCTTGAAGATGCCGGATGCACCGACCTGGGACTTCATCGCCGATGCAGCCCGCAAAATCACCGACAAGGACCATGAAGTCTACGGTATCTGCCTTCGCGGCAAGGCCGGCTGGGGCGAAAACATGGCTTTCCTGACGGCGATGTCGAACTCGTTCGGCGCTCGCTGGTTCGATGAAAAGTGGAAGGCACAGTTCGATCAGCCGGAATGGAAGGACACGCTCGACTTCTACGTCAAGCTGATGAAGGATGCCGGCCCTCCGGGCGCTTCGTCCAACGGCTTCAACGAAAACCTGGCTCTGTTCCAGTCCGGCAAGTGCGGGATGTGGATCGATGCGACTGTCGCGGCCTCCTTCGTTTCCGACCCGAAGCAATCGAAGGTTGCGGACAAGGTTGGCTTCGCCCTGGCTCCGGACAAGGGCCTCGGCAAGCGCGGCAACTGGCTGTGGGCATGGAGCCTGGCGATCCCGGCATCTTCGAAGAAGACCGAAGCTGCTGAGAAGTTCATCTCCTGGGCAACCAGCAAGGACTACATCAATCTTGTTGCTCAGAAGGAAGGCTGGCTGAATGCACCTCCCGGCACCCGCGCTTCGCTCTATGCGAATGCGGATTACCAGAAGGCAGCACCTTTCGCGAAGATGACGCTCGACTCGATCAACTCGGCCGATCCGACCCACCCGACCGTCAAGCCGGTCCCGTATGTCGGCGTCCAGTTCGTCGCTATCCCTGAGTTCCAGGGTATCGGCACCGCCGTCGGCCAGCAGTTCTCTGCTGCCCTTGCAGGCCAGATCTCCGTCGATCAAGCCCTCAAGTCGGCACAGCAACTGACCAATCGTGAAATGACCAAGGCTGGTTATCCGAAATAA
- a CDS encoding sugar-binding transcriptional regulator encodes MVRKLDSQGRLDDAARAGWLYYVAGRTQDEIAIAMGISRQSAQRLVSLAVAERLIKVRLDHPIAVCLEYAVALREKFKLRHVEVVPSDPGGTSSTVGIAEAGAAEIERWLKRSDPIVLAIGTGRTLKAAVDQLPVIECPQHRVVSLTGNIGPDGSAAYYNVIFSMADAIKARHYPMPLPVLVSSAEERELLHAQALVRSTLDISAQADVTFVGVGEMGIEAPLCLDGFLEKNEMLALMKRGAAGEICGWVFDGDGKLMSDAINDRVASAPLPPREASYVIGIAKGRRKFEAIKAAVTGHQINGLITDEATAEFLLKD; translated from the coding sequence ATGGTCAGGAAGTTGGATTCCCAGGGGCGGCTTGACGATGCGGCGCGAGCCGGCTGGCTGTATTATGTTGCCGGGCGGACGCAGGACGAGATCGCCATCGCCATGGGAATCTCCCGGCAGTCGGCACAGCGGCTGGTCTCGCTCGCGGTTGCCGAAAGGTTGATCAAGGTGCGGCTGGATCATCCGATCGCCGTCTGCCTCGAATATGCGGTGGCGCTACGGGAAAAATTCAAGCTCAGACATGTCGAAGTGGTGCCGAGCGATCCCGGCGGGACATCCTCCACAGTCGGCATTGCCGAAGCGGGAGCTGCGGAAATCGAGCGTTGGCTGAAGCGCAGCGATCCGATCGTGCTGGCAATCGGCACCGGCCGCACGCTGAAGGCCGCGGTCGATCAACTGCCGGTCATCGAATGTCCGCAGCACCGGGTCGTATCGCTGACCGGCAATATCGGTCCGGACGGATCGGCCGCCTATTACAACGTCATCTTCAGCATGGCCGACGCAATCAAGGCGCGCCATTATCCCATGCCGTTGCCGGTGCTCGTCTCCTCGGCCGAGGAGCGCGAACTTCTGCATGCGCAGGCGCTGGTACGCTCGACGCTCGATATCAGCGCGCAGGCCGACGTGACTTTCGTCGGCGTCGGCGAGATGGGCATCGAGGCGCCGCTTTGTCTCGATGGCTTTCTTGAGAAGAACGAGATGCTGGCGCTGATGAAGCGGGGAGCGGCCGGCGAAATCTGCGGCTGGGTGTTCGATGGCGACGGCAAGTTGATGTCGGACGCGATCAACGACCGTGTCGCGAGTGCGCCGCTTCCGCCGCGCGAAGCCTCTTACGTCATCGGAATAGCCAAGGGCAGACGCAAGTTCGAGGCTATCAAAGCGGCCGTCACCGGCCATCAGATCAATGGCTTGATCACCGACGAAGCGACCGCTGAGTTTCTGCTCAAAGATTGA
- a CDS encoding RbsD/FucU family protein translates to MLKGISPLLNADVLHALKSMGHGDMLAIVDTNFPADAIARQTRLGHLLRIDNVSAAEAVAAVLSLMPLDTFITDAAARMEVVGAADDVPQVQKEVQAAIDRAEGKHWPLTPVERFAFYERAKAAYCVIQTGERRFYGCFTLTKGVIPPETE, encoded by the coding sequence ATGCTGAAGGGAATTTCACCGCTGTTGAATGCGGATGTGCTGCATGCGTTGAAATCGATGGGGCATGGCGACATGCTGGCGATCGTCGACACGAATTTTCCCGCCGATGCGATTGCGCGCCAAACCAGGCTGGGCCACCTGCTGCGGATCGACAACGTATCCGCGGCCGAAGCTGTCGCGGCGGTGCTGTCGCTAATGCCGCTCGATACGTTCATCACCGATGCGGCGGCGCGCATGGAAGTGGTGGGTGCGGCCGATGACGTGCCGCAGGTTCAGAAGGAAGTGCAGGCGGCGATCGATCGCGCCGAAGGCAAGCACTGGCCTTTGACGCCGGTCGAGCGTTTTGCTTTCTATGAACGGGCAAAAGCCGCCTATTGCGTGATCCAGACCGGCGAACGCCGCTTCTATGGATGTTTCACCTTGACCAAAGGCGTCATCCCGCCGGAAACTGAGTAA
- a CDS encoding response regulator transcription factor, producing MRILLVEDDDMIGGAVRDHIAATPHAIDWVKNLADAAEVTSAVHYGLILLDLQLPDGIGIDFLKKLRRKPDETPVIILTARDQISDRIEGLNSGADDYLVKPFNLGELTARIMAVARRYSGSPQPTVRFADLEIDLPQRRITLSGKDIVLTGREWAVLDLLVARPGAIVSKDQIEEALYAFGSEIESNTVEVYVSRLRKKIGKDRIRTARGVGYCLGER from the coding sequence GTGAGGATTCTTCTGGTCGAGGACGACGATATGATCGGCGGCGCGGTTCGCGACCATATCGCTGCGACTCCGCATGCCATCGACTGGGTGAAAAATCTCGCCGATGCGGCAGAAGTCACCAGCGCCGTGCATTACGGTCTCATCCTGCTCGACCTTCAGCTTCCCGATGGCATCGGCATCGATTTCCTCAAGAAACTGCGCCGCAAACCGGACGAGACGCCCGTCATCATTCTGACCGCCCGCGACCAGATTTCCGACCGTATCGAAGGCCTGAACAGCGGTGCCGACGATTATCTCGTCAAGCCTTTCAATCTCGGCGAGCTTACGGCCCGCATCATGGCGGTGGCCCGCCGTTACAGCGGCAGCCCGCAGCCGACCGTTCGTTTTGCCGATCTCGAAATCGACCTGCCGCAACGGCGCATCACGCTTTCCGGCAAGGATATCGTGCTGACCGGGCGGGAATGGGCCGTCCTCGATCTACTCGTTGCGCGGCCGGGCGCCATCGTCTCGAAGGACCAGATCGAAGAAGCGCTTTATGCCTTCGGTTCGGAAATCGAAAGCAACACCGTCGAGGTCTATGTCAGCCGCCTGCGCAAGAAGATCGGCAAGGACCGCATCCGCACGGCCCGCGGCGTCGGCTATTGCCTGGGTGAACGATGA